Below is a genomic region from Leptolyngbya boryana PCC 6306.
CTACGGGCATACGAAACGGCTCGGTCGGGAAGCACTCCTCGATTGCTGCCGCTTATTTGGTCTGACACGGGTGGGACAACTGATTGATTTTGATACTGCTCCAGAGACTCCAAATGAATTCGTTGAGATGCGACCGGATTCGGTTCTGCTCATCGGTCATGTGTCAGAAATCCTGAAGCAGCAAGGTAAAAGTCAATATCGATTAGAAATGGATACGCGGATGCACGCGAACACCATTTCTAACTGGGTGAGTGACTTTGACTCGATGAATCGATTTGAACTCAGTTCGATCGAGAAAATCTGTCAGGCACTTAGCTTACCGACTGTCGATCTCTTACTAACCCTAAAAGTGGTTCCGGTACGCGG
It encodes:
- a CDS encoding helix-turn-helix domain-containing protein, yielding MLVSKLPKVMEHYGIKDPDTLYDIIKQNLPESSLNRDQLIKLYYGHTKRLGREALLDCCRLFGLTRVGQLIDFDTAPETPNEFVEMRPDSVLLIGHVSEILKQQGKSQYRLEMDTRMHANTISNWVSDFDSMNRFELSSIEKICQALSLPTVDLLLTLKVVPVRGRRKAKSIQSIFHPKEERPSPLISTNLPILKTA